One window from the genome of Pandoraea fibrosis encodes:
- a CDS encoding DMT family transporter produces MTTQLAYVAALGAALCWACSGMIAITPVRQAGSFPFNYARMLLVFAMLLVALAVLRGWPSLTPEQWLRLTASGLIGILVGDTILYTSLGRLGPRRNSIIFATNAPMTAVLGYFWLGEALGWRAVAGVALVTAGVALAIAFGGRREDAHHWESVRGDVRVGIAIGLTAALCHSIGTLIAKPVMAAGVDPVGASAVRVGVSALGLTMVAARRGRSLFSAFTPVTLALTAASGFVGVAVGMTLLLYGMGHGNTGVIATLSATTPVMVLPLLWLRTRQRPAAGAWWGALIASAGVALIFNR; encoded by the coding sequence ATGACAACCCAACTCGCCTACGTCGCCGCGCTCGGTGCCGCCCTTTGCTGGGCCTGTAGCGGCATGATCGCCATCACGCCTGTGCGCCAGGCAGGTTCTTTCCCCTTCAACTACGCCCGCATGTTGTTGGTTTTCGCGATGCTGCTTGTCGCGCTGGCGGTGCTGCGCGGCTGGCCGTCGCTTACGCCGGAGCAGTGGCTGCGGCTCACGGCATCGGGGCTGATCGGCATTCTCGTAGGCGACACGATTCTCTACACGTCGCTCGGCCGGCTCGGGCCGCGCCGCAACTCCATCATCTTCGCAACGAATGCGCCCATGACCGCCGTGCTCGGCTACTTCTGGCTTGGCGAGGCCTTGGGTTGGCGTGCCGTGGCAGGCGTCGCGCTCGTCACGGCGGGCGTGGCGTTGGCCATCGCGTTCGGTGGGCGTCGTGAAGACGCGCATCACTGGGAGTCCGTGCGCGGCGACGTGCGCGTGGGCATCGCCATCGGTCTGACGGCGGCCTTGTGCCATTCCATCGGCACATTGATCGCCAAGCCGGTCATGGCGGCCGGCGTCGATCCGGTGGGGGCGTCGGCGGTACGCGTGGGGGTGTCGGCGCTCGGGCTCACGATGGTGGCCGCCCGGCGCGGGCGCAGTCTCTTCTCGGCCTTCACGCCGGTCACGCTGGCCCTCACGGCCGCTTCCGGCTTTGTCGGTGTGGCGGTCGGTATGACATTACTGCTCTACGGCATGGGGCACGGCAACACGGGCGTCATTGCCACGCTCTCGGCGACTACGCCGGTCATGGTGTTGCCGTTGCTGTGGCTTCGCACCCGTCAGCGTCCGGCGGCGGGCGCGTGGTGGGGCGCACTGATCGCGAGTGCGGGTGTCGCGTTGATCTTCAATCGGTGA
- a CDS encoding DUF4088 family protein, with product MSRISLTLSDTALADLQKDFDAFVRISAAVDRHFTPPPFDDFLRARLLDSTVPLTEAAVAQLLAGGHYAWAKRTFDKQFPDVVSIILNQARQHGFYFVSRPEWTREDMSRQASRWAEGIVREAKGEERIVESLAGQIVSSAQDLRTLEATLQTPAWRTASVLRERVFDAKRSVETARSLQARERLGELRALLDLAVIYGSVGTQEAEQILDYLRVLRPELFNDDPSVFERLAAWLRRLLTPSMPRAAAAQETPSPSASVDASHPNADTLQSPLTR from the coding sequence ATGAGCCGCATTTCGCTGACCCTCTCCGACACCGCACTGGCCGATCTGCAAAAGGACTTCGACGCCTTCGTGCGCATCTCCGCCGCAGTCGACCGTCACTTCACACCGCCCCCCTTCGACGACTTCCTGCGCGCACGTCTGCTCGACAGCACCGTACCGCTCACCGAAGCCGCCGTGGCGCAACTGCTCGCCGGCGGTCATTACGCCTGGGCCAAACGCACGTTCGACAAACAATTCCCGGATGTCGTCTCGATCATCCTGAATCAGGCACGCCAGCACGGGTTCTATTTCGTGTCGCGCCCCGAATGGACGCGCGAAGACATGTCGCGTCAGGCGAGCCGCTGGGCCGAAGGGATTGTGCGCGAAGCCAAGGGCGAGGAGCGCATCGTCGAATCGCTCGCGGGGCAGATCGTCAGTTCGGCACAAGACCTGCGCACACTCGAGGCGACGTTGCAGACCCCGGCGTGGCGCACCGCATCGGTGCTGCGCGAACGTGTATTCGATGCCAAACGCAGCGTGGAAACGGCCCGGTCGCTACAAGCACGCGAGCGCCTCGGCGAACTGCGGGCGCTCCTCGATCTGGCCGTGATCTATGGCTCGGTCGGTACTCAGGAAGCCGAACAGATTCTGGATTACCTGCGCGTGCTGCGTCCCGAGCTGTTCAACGACGACCCGAGCGTCTTCGAACGCCTTGCCGCATGGTTACGACGTCTGCTGACACCGTCCATGCCGCGCGCGGCAGCGGCGCAGGAGACGCCGTCGCCCAGTGCGAGCGTCGACGCCTCGCATCCGAACGCCGACACCCTGCAATCGCCCCTCACGCGCTGA
- the egtD gene encoding L-histidine N(alpha)-methyltransferase → MSQATQATAFVCPSLPENAFATDVLAGLGHTPKSLPSIWLYDQRGSELFEEITGLDEYYQTRTETALLGECAAAIADVVGPDAVVVEFGSGSSRKTPLLLDALVTPRAYVPVDIAGDFLDDAVATLARRCPGILMLPVRADFTRPFRLPPQLQATQGPRLGFFPGSTIGNFAPGQAAAFLAHVGKMLGPRRRMVVGVDACKDPAVLLPAYDDARGVTAQFDLNVLVRINRELDGDLPLDAFRHEARFNAAASRIEMHLVAQRPFQASVLGHRFTFMTGESIHTENSYKYGQTEFRALASSAGWDVERVWLDARSRFAVYLLRPVSGG, encoded by the coding sequence ATGTCGCAAGCTACCCAAGCCACGGCGTTCGTTTGTCCGTCACTGCCGGAAAACGCCTTCGCCACCGATGTACTCGCCGGCCTCGGTCATACGCCGAAGTCGCTGCCCAGCATCTGGCTCTACGATCAACGCGGCAGTGAACTGTTCGAAGAGATCACCGGCCTCGACGAGTACTATCAGACGCGCACCGAAACGGCGCTGCTCGGCGAATGTGCCGCCGCCATTGCCGATGTTGTCGGCCCGGATGCGGTCGTCGTCGAATTCGGCAGCGGCTCGAGCCGCAAGACACCACTGCTGCTCGACGCCCTCGTCACCCCGCGCGCCTATGTGCCGGTCGACATTGCCGGCGATTTCCTGGACGACGCGGTCGCCACGCTGGCACGCCGTTGTCCCGGCATTCTGATGTTGCCGGTGCGGGCCGACTTCACCCGACCGTTCCGCCTGCCGCCGCAATTGCAGGCCACGCAGGGGCCACGCCTGGGCTTCTTCCCCGGCTCGACGATCGGCAACTTCGCCCCCGGGCAAGCGGCCGCGTTTCTCGCGCACGTCGGCAAGATGCTCGGGCCACGTCGCCGGATGGTCGTCGGTGTGGACGCGTGCAAAGACCCGGCCGTGCTGTTGCCCGCCTACGACGACGCGCGCGGCGTCACGGCACAGTTCGATCTGAACGTGCTCGTTCGCATCAATCGCGAACTCGACGGCGACCTGCCGCTCGACGCCTTCCGCCACGAAGCCCGCTTCAACGCGGCGGCGAGCCGTATCGAGATGCATCTGGTCGCGCAGCGCCCGTTTCAGGCGAGCGTGCTCGGCCATCGCTTCACGTTCATGACGGGCGAATCCATCCACACCGAGAATTCCTACAAGTACGGGCAAACCGAGTTCCGTGCCCTGGCGAGTTCTGCGGGATGGGATGTCGAACGTGTCTGGCTCGACGCTCGTTCGCGTTTCGCCGTCTATCTGCTACGCCCTGTCAGCGGCGGCTGA
- the egtB gene encoding ergothioneine biosynthesis protein EgtB: MTLPCCTSQAEAPSGTSQNTPRSRTARDGPPAHVPTAPEPLHARYDAVRAASVAFAQGLSDADATVQSMPDASPIKWHLAHTTWFFETFLLGESEALSGGRYRPFDPRFAYLFNSYYEAAGPRHPRPHRGLLTRPTLDDVLRYRQHVDAAMHERLLHADLPPDVRALVTLGLHHEEQHQELMHTDLLHLFAQNPLRPAHRHPPSVREIAAPLRWIAHDGGQHRIGHPVESNASSGHFAFDCETPAHDVLLRPFAIASRVVTNGEWRAFIEDGGYRMAGLWLSDGWATVQREGWGHPLYWELHDGEWQSMTLAGMQPVDDDAPVRHVSYFEADAYARWAGKRLPTEQEWEVAANAAAPTPHAMTQCYGPVWQWTASPYVAYPGFRTAAGAVGEYNGKFMCGQFVLRGGSLATPPGHARATYRNFFYPHQRWQFCGLRLAEDR; the protein is encoded by the coding sequence ATGACCCTCCCCTGTTGTACGTCGCAAGCCGAGGCGCCCTCCGGCACCTCCCAGAACACCCCCCGCTCGCGCACGGCACGCGACGGCCCGCCGGCTCACGTGCCGACGGCGCCGGAACCGTTGCACGCGCGCTACGACGCGGTGCGCGCAGCGTCGGTGGCCTTTGCGCAAGGCCTCTCCGACGCCGACGCCACCGTGCAGTCGATGCCCGACGCAAGCCCCATCAAGTGGCACCTCGCCCACACCACCTGGTTCTTCGAGACGTTTCTGCTCGGGGAATCGGAGGCGCTGTCCGGCGGACGCTACCGCCCCTTCGACCCGCGCTTCGCCTATCTCTTCAATTCGTATTACGAAGCCGCCGGCCCGCGCCATCCGCGCCCCCACCGCGGCTTGCTCACGCGGCCCACGCTCGACGATGTGCTGCGCTACCGTCAACACGTCGACGCCGCGATGCACGAACGGCTGTTGCATGCCGACCTGCCGCCAGACGTTCGCGCCCTCGTCACGCTGGGTCTGCATCACGAAGAGCAGCATCAGGAACTGATGCACACCGACCTGCTGCATCTGTTCGCGCAGAACCCGCTGCGCCCCGCGCATCGTCACCCGCCGTCCGTGCGCGAGATCGCCGCGCCGCTACGCTGGATTGCCCATGACGGCGGCCAGCATCGCATCGGTCATCCGGTGGAATCGAATGCATCGAGCGGGCATTTCGCGTTCGATTGCGAAACGCCCGCGCATGATGTGTTGCTGCGCCCGTTTGCGATCGCATCGCGCGTGGTCACGAACGGCGAGTGGCGCGCTTTCATCGAAGACGGCGGCTATCGCATGGCGGGCCTCTGGTTGTCCGATGGCTGGGCGACAGTGCAACGCGAGGGTTGGGGCCATCCGCTGTACTGGGAGCTGCACGACGGCGAATGGCAGTCGATGACGCTCGCCGGCATGCAACCCGTCGACGACGATGCGCCCGTGCGGCACGTCAGCTATTTCGAAGCCGATGCCTATGCTCGCTGGGCGGGCAAGCGTCTGCCAACAGAACAAGAGTGGGAGGTGGCCGCCAACGCCGCCGCACCAACGCCGCATGCGATGACGCAATGCTATGGCCCGGTCTGGCAATGGACGGCAAGTCCATACGTCGCCTACCCGGGATTCCGGACGGCAGCGGGGGCCGTCGGCGAATACAACGGCAAGTTCATGTGCGGTCAGTTCGTGCTGCGCGGCGGGTCGCTCGCCACGCCGCCGGGACACGCACGCGCTACGTATCGCAATTTCTTCTACCCGCATCAGCGCTGGCAATTCTGCGGCCTGAGGCTCGCGGAGGACCGCTGA
- a CDS encoding chromate transporter, producing the protein MSTLIDLFLHGSLWSLLAVGGTNVTLADIHRYAVETRHWITDAQFVTFFSLAQAAPGPNGMAVTLIGLQAAGLPGALTATLAKCAPSSLLAYLVGGWVDRHERSPWVRAVRAGLAPITVGLLAASSAVLAREIDVNVARALVTLAAVVITLRTRWNPLWLIAAGSLLGLTGWLM; encoded by the coding sequence ATGAGCACGCTCATCGACCTGTTCCTGCACGGCTCGCTCTGGTCGCTGCTGGCCGTTGGCGGCACCAACGTCACGCTGGCCGATATTCACCGCTACGCCGTCGAAACCCGCCACTGGATCACCGACGCCCAGTTCGTCACGTTCTTTTCGCTCGCTCAGGCCGCGCCCGGCCCCAACGGCATGGCCGTCACGCTGATCGGTCTGCAAGCCGCCGGACTGCCCGGCGCGCTGACCGCCACGCTCGCGAAATGCGCGCCAAGTTCGCTGCTCGCCTATCTCGTCGGCGGATGGGTCGACCGGCACGAACGCTCCCCATGGGTGCGCGCCGTGCGCGCGGGCCTCGCGCCGATCACCGTCGGGCTGCTCGCCGCCAGTAGCGCCGTGCTCGCCCGCGAAATCGACGTCAACGTCGCGCGTGCCCTCGTGACGCTCGCGGCCGTCGTCATCACCTTGCGCACTCGCTGGAATCCGCTGTGGCTGATCGCCGCCGGCAGCCTGCTCGGCCTCACCGGCTGGCTGATGTAA
- a CDS encoding chromate transporter — MSADPDRHANPASHTPDDDTAAAVRPPTCWQLAVAFGTVGATGFGGVLPWARRMVVDQRRWLTDREFAELLPGPNVANIATVLGRRFRGPQGAAAAVAGLYFCPTIVIILIGFAYAQWGQTEVVQHLLSGLMPAATGLVIATAMRLLAGLERHWSTLTFAAATFIASFVFGLPLLLVLGVLGPCAILTAYRLARLRPPAP; from the coding sequence ATGTCCGCCGATCCTGATCGTCACGCCAATCCGGCGTCGCACACGCCTGACGACGACACCGCCGCCGCCGTGCGTCCCCCCACCTGTTGGCAACTCGCCGTCGCCTTCGGCACTGTCGGCGCCACAGGCTTCGGCGGTGTACTGCCCTGGGCGCGCCGGATGGTGGTCGATCAACGCCGCTGGCTGACCGATCGGGAATTCGCCGAACTGCTGCCAGGGCCGAATGTCGCCAACATCGCCACCGTTCTCGGACGCCGGTTCCGTGGACCGCAAGGCGCCGCCGCTGCTGTCGCCGGTCTTTACTTCTGCCCAACTATCGTCATCATCCTGATCGGCTTCGCCTACGCCCAATGGGGGCAAACCGAGGTCGTACAGCACCTGCTCTCCGGCCTCATGCCCGCCGCCACCGGGCTGGTGATCGCCACGGCAATGCGCCTGCTCGCCGGGCTGGAACGGCACTGGAGCACCCTGACCTTCGCCGCCGCAACATTCATCGCCAGCTTCGTGTTCGGCCTGCCCCTGCTGCTCGTGCTCGGCGTGCTCGGCCCCTGTGCGATTCTCACCGCCTATCGATTGGCCCGCCTGCGACCACCCGCCCCATGA
- a CDS encoding alpha/beta fold hydrolase, whose product MRKLLSFLLLIVSLHAFPAAADVFSFPADFKHQTIATNGARIHVRVGGHGPAVVLLHGYGETGDMWAPLAAKLAANHTVVVPDLRGMGLSDHPPTGYDKKNEARDIAGVLDTLRIGKVDVVAHDIGNMVAYAFAAEQPERVTKLVLMDAPIPGVGPWEDILKSPLLWHFRFGGPDMERLVKGRERIYLDRFWNEFSADPKNFNEASRQHYTRFYALPGAMHSGFEQFHAFDQDVIDNRAFLTQGPLPMPVLAIGGEKSFGTMMETVARAAASNVQGVVIPNAGHWLMEEQPQATMAAITAFIQ is encoded by the coding sequence ATGCGGAAGCTTCTCTCGTTTCTGTTGTTGATCGTCTCGCTTCACGCGTTCCCGGCGGCGGCCGACGTCTTTTCATTTCCCGCCGATTTCAAACACCAGACCATCGCGACCAATGGCGCCAGGATTCATGTGCGCGTCGGCGGTCACGGACCTGCGGTCGTCTTGCTGCACGGTTATGGTGAGACCGGCGACATGTGGGCGCCACTCGCTGCGAAGCTCGCGGCAAATCACACGGTCGTCGTCCCCGACCTTCGCGGCATGGGGCTTTCCGACCATCCACCTACGGGCTACGACAAGAAGAACGAAGCACGCGATATTGCGGGGGTACTGGATACGCTTCGGATCGGCAAGGTCGATGTCGTGGCTCACGACATCGGCAATATGGTGGCCTACGCCTTTGCCGCCGAGCAGCCTGAGCGCGTGACAAAGCTCGTCCTCATGGATGCCCCCATCCCCGGCGTCGGTCCGTGGGAGGACATTCTGAAGAGCCCGCTCCTATGGCATTTCCGTTTCGGCGGACCCGATATGGAGCGGCTGGTCAAGGGACGCGAGCGCATTTACCTCGACCGATTCTGGAACGAGTTCTCGGCGGACCCCAAAAATTTCAATGAGGCTTCGCGTCAGCATTACACGCGGTTCTATGCGCTGCCCGGTGCCATGCATTCCGGCTTCGAGCAGTTTCACGCCTTCGATCAGGACGTGATCGACAATCGGGCGTTCCTGACCCAAGGACCGTTGCCAATGCCGGTACTCGCTATCGGCGGAGAGAAGTCGTTTGGCACCATGATGGAGACGGTCGCCCGAGCGGCGGCGAGCAACGTGCAAGGCGTTGTCATTCCGAATGCCGGCCACTGGTTAATGGAAGAACAACCGCAAGCAACCATGGCCGCCATTACGGCGTTTATTCAGTGA
- a CDS encoding helix-turn-helix domain-containing protein, producing MPPPMVDPTPAISHRIRIERESRGWSLGDLADRSGVSKAMISKIERGAASPTAALLGRLSGAFGLQLSMLLSLAEQSGERLSREADQLVWQDPETGYLRRAVSPRNGGMLELLEVTLPAGVRVAYPSSAFTFQHQQIWVRQGTLTFEEGELTYALSEGDCLQLGPPAPCTFFNAGKQPCVYVVALVRR from the coding sequence ATGCCTCCCCCGATGGTCGATCCCACCCCTGCGATTTCTCACCGCATCCGTATCGAGCGCGAATCTCGCGGATGGTCGTTGGGCGACCTTGCCGATCGTTCTGGCGTGTCGAAGGCGATGATCAGCAAGATCGAGCGCGGCGCCGCCAGTCCGACGGCGGCACTGCTGGGGCGTCTGTCCGGCGCATTCGGGTTGCAATTGTCGATGTTGCTCTCGCTGGCCGAGCAGTCAGGCGAGCGGCTGAGCCGCGAAGCGGATCAGTTGGTCTGGCAAGACCCGGAGACGGGCTATCTGCGCCGCGCCGTGTCGCCGCGCAACGGCGGCATGCTGGAATTGCTCGAGGTCACGCTACCGGCGGGCGTGCGCGTGGCGTATCCGTCGTCGGCATTTACGTTTCAGCATCAACAAATCTGGGTGCGTCAGGGCACGTTGACTTTCGAGGAAGGAGAGTTGACGTATGCGTTGTCGGAGGGCGACTGTCTTCAGCTCGGACCGCCTGCGCCGTGCACTTTCTTTAACGCAGGGAAACAACCCTGTGTGTACGTGGTGGCGCTGGTGCGTCGATAG